One Oscillospiraceae bacterium genomic region harbors:
- a CDS encoding ABC transporter ATP-binding protein, which yields MPIIQVDNVSMRFNLAQEKTETLKEYTVKLLKHQLFFNEFYALQDVSFSIEPGESVALIGRNGSGKSTMLKLIAGVMYPSKGSVRVNGEIAPLIELGAGFDMELTARENVYLNGAVLGHDRAYMDEHFKNIIDFAELWDFVDVPVKNYSSGMIARLGFSIATEVRADILACDEILSVGDFMFQQKCHDRMEQMLSGGTTLLFVSHDINQVKQLCKRAIWIDHGHLRGDGPSAEVCDAYVAAMQRGE from the coding sequence ATGCCCATCATTCAGGTGGATAACGTCTCGATGCGGTTCAACCTGGCACAGGAAAAGACCGAGACGCTGAAAGAATACACCGTAAAACTGCTGAAACATCAGCTTTTCTTTAACGAGTTCTACGCTTTGCAGGACGTGTCCTTCTCCATCGAGCCCGGCGAATCTGTCGCGCTCATCGGCCGCAACGGCAGCGGCAAAAGCACGATGCTCAAACTTATCGCCGGTGTCATGTATCCGTCCAAAGGTTCGGTGCGGGTCAATGGTGAGATCGCCCCGCTGATCGAGCTGGGCGCCGGTTTCGATATGGAGCTGACCGCCCGCGAGAACGTTTACCTCAACGGCGCCGTCCTGGGGCATGACCGTGCCTATATGGATGAGCACTTCAAGAATATCATCGACTTTGCCGAACTGTGGGATTTTGTCGATGTGCCGGTGAAAAACTACTCTTCCGGCATGATCGCCCGCTTGGGCTTCTCCATCGCTACCGAGGTGCGGGCCGACATTCTGGCCTGCGACGAAATTTTGTCGGTGGGCGACTTCATGTTCCAGCAGAAATGCCACGACCGCATGGAACAGATGCTTTCCGGCGGTACGACGCTGCTTTTCGTCAGCCACGACATCAACCAGGTCAAGCAGCTCTGCAAGCGCGCTATCTGGATCGATCATGGCCACCTGCGCGGAGACGGCCCCTCGGCTGAAGTGTGCGATGCTTACGTGGCCGCCATGCAGCGCGGGGAATGA